The following coding sequences are from one Macaca nemestrina isolate mMacNem1 chromosome 1, mMacNem.hap1, whole genome shotgun sequence window:
- the LOC105478991 gene encoding NBPF family member NBPF6-like protein → MQTELPRPHREIPDIQSYCLLPGQSPAEIQIHDPLIQAQAKELTHLQQKIQEGGGVCYLFTQHVKNTVKSFEGLLRNTGIAYYQRQRFCEQMVQGSQLTEVLVRKLATEYHNGKKNEDRQKLLAPRLRREVQEEEMDEVLEDSLDEQYLIHSSRHDSHQLPSSNAFLFDAQEDSSALDIAKDEILK, encoded by the exons ATGCAAACAGAACTTCCGAGACCTCACAGAGAAATTCCTGACATCCAAAGCTACTGCCTACTCCCTGGCCAATCACCTGCAGAAATACA GATACATGATCCCTTAATTCAGGCTCAGGCTAAAGAACTGACCCACTTACAACAGAAGATACAGGAAGGGGGAGGTGTCTGCTACCTTTTCACCCAGCATGTGAAGAACACAGTCAAGTCTTTTGAGGGCCTTCTCAGGAACACTGGCATTGCCTACTACCAGAGACAGAGATTCTGTGAGCAAATGGTACAAGGAAGCCAGCTGACAGAGGTCCTTGTCAGAAAACTGGCTACAG AATATCACAAtggtaagaaaaatgaagacaggcAAAAGCTACTGGCTCCCAG GCTCAGGAGGGAGGtccaggaggaagaaatggatgaaGTACTGGAGGACTCACTAGATGAACAGTATTTGATTCATTCCAGCCGCCATGACTCCCATCAGCTTCCCAGCAGCAATGCCTTCCTCTTTGATGCACAGGAAGACTCCTCTGCTCTGGATATAGCCA AAGATGAGATCCTGAAATAG